One part of the Arabidopsis thaliana chromosome 1 sequence genome encodes these proteins:
- a CDS encoding Calcium-dependent lipid-binding (CaLB domain) family protein (Calcium-dependent lipid-binding (CaLB domain) family protein; CONTAINS InterPro DOMAIN/s: C2 membrane targeting protein (InterPro:IPR018029), C2 calcium/lipid-binding domain, CaLB (InterPro:IPR008973), C2 calcium-dependent membrane targeting (InterPro:IPR000008); BEST Arabidopsis thaliana protein match is: Calcium-dependent lipid-binding (CaLB domain) family protein (TAIR:AT2G01540.1); Has 4172 Blast hits to 3576 proteins in 253 species: Archae - 0; Bacteria - 0; Metazoa - 2406; Fungi - 526; Plants - 879; Viruses - 0; Other Eukaryotes - 361 (source: NCBI BLink).) produces MEDKPLGILRVHVKRGINLAIRDATTSDPYVVITLANQKLKTRVINNNCNPVWNEQLTLSIKDVNDPIRLTVFDKDRFSGDDKMGDAEIDFRPFLEAHQMELDFQKLPNGCAIKRIRPGRTNCLAEESSITWSNGKIMQEMILRLKNVECGEVELMLEWTDGPGCKGLGREGSKKTPWMPTKRLD; encoded by the exons ATGGAAGATAAACCATTAGGGATTCTCAGGGTTCATGTCAAAAGAGGGATTAATCTTGCTATTCGTGATGCCACCACCAGTGATCCTTATGTTGTTATCACATTGGCTAATCAG AAACTGAAGACGCGTGTGATTAATAATAACTGTAATCCAGTGTGGAACGAACAACTGACCCTTTCCATCAAAGATGTGAATGATCCTATCCGTCTG ACGGTGTTTGATAAAGATAGATTCTCGGGAGATGACAAAATGGGTGATGCAGAAATAGACTTTAGGCCGTTCCTAGAAGCGCATCAAATGGAGTTAGATTTCCAGAAGCTCCCCAATGGTTGTGCAATCAAGAGGATCCGTCCAGGCAGGACCAACTGTTTAGCTGAAGAGAGCAGCATCACTTGGAGCAATGGGAAGATCATGCAAGAGATGATTCTTAGACTAAAGAATGTGGAGTGTGGGGAAGTAGAGCTCATGCTTGAGTGGACTGATGGTCCAGGCTGCAAGGGTCTGGGACGCGAAG GATCCAAGAAGACACCATGGATGCCGACAAAACGATTGGACTAA
- a CDS encoding Calcium-dependent lipid-binding (CaLB domain) family protein, translating into MKLKTRVINNNCNPVWNEQLTLSIKDVNDPIRLTVFDKDRFSGDDKMGDAEIDFRPFLEAHQMELDFQKLPNGCAIKRIRPGRTNCLAEESSITWSNGKIMQEMILRLKNVECGEVELMLEWTDGPGCKGLGREGSKKTPWMPTKRLD; encoded by the exons ATG AAACTGAAGACGCGTGTGATTAATAATAACTGTAATCCAGTGTGGAACGAACAACTGACCCTTTCCATCAAAGATGTGAATGATCCTATCCGTCTG ACGGTGTTTGATAAAGATAGATTCTCGGGAGATGACAAAATGGGTGATGCAGAAATAGACTTTAGGCCGTTCCTAGAAGCGCATCAAATGGAGTTAGATTTCCAGAAGCTCCCCAATGGTTGTGCAATCAAGAGGATCCGTCCAGGCAGGACCAACTGTTTAGCTGAAGAGAGCAGCATCACTTGGAGCAATGGGAAGATCATGCAAGAGATGATTCTTAGACTAAAGAATGTGGAGTGTGGGGAAGTAGAGCTCATGCTTGAGTGGACTGATGGTCCAGGCTGCAAGGGTCTGGGACGCGAAG GATCCAAGAAGACACCATGGATGCCGACAAAACGATTGGACTAA
- the EHB1 gene encoding Calcium-dependent lipid-binding (CaLB domain) family protein (Calcium-dependent lipid-binding (CaLB domain) family protein; CONTAINS InterPro DOMAIN/s: C2 membrane targeting protein (InterPro:IPR018029), C2 calcium/lipid-binding domain, CaLB (InterPro:IPR008973), C2 calcium-dependent membrane targeting (InterPro:IPR000008); BEST Arabidopsis thaliana protein match is: Calcium-dependent lipid-binding (CaLB domain) family protein (TAIR:AT1G70810.1); Has 2562 Blast hits to 2237 proteins in 219 species: Archae - 0; Bacteria - 3; Metazoa - 1377; Fungi - 233; Plants - 725; Viruses - 0; Other Eukaryotes - 224 (source: NCBI BLink).): MEKTEEEVEMKELVGLVRILVKRGIDLARRDALSSDPFVVITMGPQKLKSFTVKNNCNPEWNEELTLAIEDPNEPVKLMVYDKDTFTADDKMGDAQIDMKPFLDVHKLGLKELPHGKELKRIVPTRDNCLSEDSIIVSDNGKIVQDMILLLKNVECGKVEIQLEWLKNPGGSGL; this comes from the exons atggagaaaacagaggaagaggtTGAGATGAAGGAACTGGTAGGGCTTGTGAGAATCCTAGTGAAGAGAGGGATCGATCTTGCTCGTCGAGACGCTCTAAGCAGCGACCCTTTTGTCGTCATAACCATGGGTCCACAG AAGCTGAAATCTTTTACTGTGAAGAATAACTGCAACCCAGAGTGGAACGAAGAGTTGACTCTTGCGATCGAAGATCCCAATGAACCTGTGAAGCTG ATGGTGTATGATAAAGATACATTTACAGCGGACGACAAGATGGGAGATGCGCAGATAGATATGAAACCGTTCCTAGACGTTCACAAACTCGGTTTGAAAGAACTTCCACATGGAAAAGAGCTCAAGAGAATTGTGCCCACCAGAGATAACTGCTTGTCTGAAGATAGCATAATCGTCTCCGATAATGGCAAGATCGTTCAGGACATGATTCTTCTGTTGAAGAATGTCGAATGCGGCAAGGTCGAGATCCAGCTTGAATGGCTTAAAAATCCAGGTGGTAGTGGACtctga
- a CDS encoding Calcium-dependent lipid-binding (CaLB domain) family protein (Calcium-dependent lipid-binding (CaLB domain) family protein; CONTAINS InterPro DOMAIN/s: C2 membrane targeting protein (InterPro:IPR018029), C2 calcium/lipid-binding domain, CaLB (InterPro:IPR008973), C2 calcium-dependent membrane targeting (InterPro:IPR000008); BEST Arabidopsis thaliana protein match is: Calcium-dependent lipid-binding (CaLB domain) family protein (TAIR:AT1G70800.1); Has 2955 Blast hits to 2573 proteins in 230 species: Archae - 0; Bacteria - 3; Metazoa - 1505; Fungi - 422; Plants - 763; Viruses - 0; Other Eukaryotes - 262 (source: NCBI BLink).) has protein sequence MEELVGLLRIRVKRGINLAQRDTLSSDPFVVITMGSQKLKTRVVENNCNPEWNEELTLALRHPDEPVNLIVYDKDTFTSHDKMGDAKIDIKPFLEVHKMGLQELPDGTEIKRVVPNRENCLAEASSIVSNNGKIVQNMILLLRNVECGEVEIQLEWIDIPGSRGL, from the exons ATGGAGGAACTTGTAGGGCTTCTGAGAATCCGAGTGAAGAGAGGGATCAATCTTGCTCAGCGAGACACTCTAAGCAGCGACCCTTTTGTTGTCATAACCATGGGATCACAg AAGCTGAAGACTCGTGTTGTGGAAAATAACTGCAACCCTGAGTGGAACGAGGAATTAACCCTTGCGTTAAGACATCCCGATGAACCTGTGAATCTG ATAGTGTATGATAAAGATACATTCACATCGCACGACAAGATGGGAGATGCAAAGATAGATATTAAACCATTTCTGGAGGTTCACAAAATGGGTTTGCAAGAACTTCCAGATGGAACAGAGATCAAGAGAGTTGTGCCCAACAGAGAAAACTGTTTGGCTGAAGCGAGCAGTATCGTCTCCAATAATGGCAAAATCGTTCAGAACATGATTCTTCTGTTGAGGAATGTCGAATGCGGTGAGGTCGAGATTCAGCTTGAATGGATTGATATTCCAGGTTCTAGAGGGCTTTGA
- a CDS encoding phosphoglucomutase, putative / glucose phosphomutase (phosphoglucomutase, putative / glucose phosphomutase, putative; FUNCTIONS IN: intramolecular transferase activity, phosphotransferases; INVOLVED IN: carbohydrate metabolic process; LOCATED IN: chloroplast; EXPRESSED IN: 20 plant structures; EXPRESSED DURING: 13 growth stages; CONTAINS InterPro DOMAIN/s: Alpha-D-phosphohexomutase, alpha/beta/alpha domain III (InterPro:IPR005846), Alpha-D-phosphohexomutase, alpha/beta/alpha domain II (InterPro:IPR005845), Alpha-D-phosphohexomutase, alpha/beta/alpha I/II/III (InterPro:IPR016055), Alpha-D-phosphohexomutase (InterPro:IPR005841), Alpha-D-phosphohexomutase, alpha/beta/alpha domain I (InterPro:IPR005844); BEST Arabidopsis thaliana protein match is: phosphoglucosamine mutase family protein (TAIR:AT5G17530.2); Has 16953 Blast hits to 16952 proteins in 2734 species: Archae - 435; Bacteria - 11347; Metazoa - 78; Fungi - 46; Plants - 64; Viruses - 0; Other Eukaryotes - 4983 (source: NCBI BLink).), whose amino-acid sequence MASTSTSSLMASKTVISKTALFSSLPGIVSRSFLTFAPASPSVKPLRIRSSNVTKFDEVTNSLDEDMDQIRRLQNGSDVRGVALEGEKGRTVDLTPAAVEAIAESFGEWVAATESNGNGVIKISLGRDPRVSGGKLSTAVFAGLARAGCLAFDMGLATTPACFMSTLLSPFEYDASIMMTASHLPYTRNGLKFFTKRGGLTSPEVEKICDLAARKYATRQTKVSTLIRTRPQQVDFMSAYSKHLREIIKERINHPEHYDTPLKGFQIVVNAGNGSGGFFTWDVLDKLGADTFGSLYLNPDGMFPNHIPNPENKIAMQHTRAAVLENSADLGVVFDTDVDRSGVVDNKGNPINGDKLIALMSAIVLKEHPGSTVVTDARTSMGLTRFITERGGRHCLYRVGYRNVIDKGVELNKDGIETHLMMETSGHGAVKENHFLDDGAYMVVKIIIEMVRMRLAGSNEGIGSLIEDLEEPLEAVELRLNILSEPRDAKAKGIEAIETFRQYIEEGKLKGWELGTCGDCWVTEGCLVDSNDHPSAIDAHMYRARVSDEESGEEYGWVHMRQSIHNPNIALNMQSMLPGGCLSMTRIFRDQFLEASGVARFLDISDFDNYIGGQS is encoded by the exons ATGGCGTCGACTTCAACATCATCTTTAATGGCTTCTAAAACTGTAATCTCCAAAACAgctctgttttcttccttACCGGGAATAGTCAGCCGGAGTTTTTTAACATTCGCACCGGCTTCTCCTTCCGTTAAACCCCTTAGGATAAGATCTTCAAATGTTACTAAGTTCGATGAAGTAACCAACAGTCTTGACGAAGACATGGACCAGATTCGACGGTTACAAAACGGTTCTGACGTGAGAGGAGTCGCATTGGAAGGAGAGAAAGGTCGAACAGTTGACCTAACGCCTGCAGCTGTTGAAGCAATCGCAGAGAGCTTTGGAGAATGGGTTGCAGCAACGGAGAGTAACGGAAACGGCGTCATTAAGATTTCTCTCGGACGGGATCCACGTGTTTCCGGTGGGAAGCTAAGCACGGCAGTGTTTGCCGGCTTAGCTCGTGCAGGCTGTTTAGCTTTTGACATGGGTTTAGCTACAACGCCAGCTTGCTTCATGAGCACGTTACTCTCTCCATTCGAATACGACGCTTCAATTATG ATGACAGCTTCTCATTTACCGTATACAAGAAACGGACTCAAGTTCTTTACCAAGAGAGGAGGATTAACGTCTCCTGAAGTGGAGAAGATATGCGATTTAGCTGCGCGAAAGTACGCTACTAGGCAGACTAAAGTCTCTACATTGATCAGAACGCGACCGCAGCAAGTTGATTTTATGAGCGCTTACTCTAAGCACCTTAGAGAAATCATTAAAGAGAGAATCAATCACCCTGAACACTATGACACTCCTCTCAAAGGATTTCAG ATAGTTGTGAATGCGGGTAATGGGTCAGGAGGCTTCTTTACGTGGGACGTTCTAGACAAGTTAGGAGCCGATACATTCGGTTCGCTCTATCTAAACCCTGACGGGATGTTCCCTAATCACATTCCTAATCCGGAAAACAAAATCGCAATGCAACACACCCGAGCCGCGGTTCTTGAGAACTCAGCAGATCTCGGGGTTGTGTTTGATACGGATGTTGACAGGAGTGGAGTGGTGGATAACAAAGGAAATCCTATCAACGGAGATAAGCTTATTGCGCTTATGTCAGCTATAGTGCTTAAAGAACATCCAG GAAGTACAGTAGTGACTGACGCAAGAACGAGTATGGGGCTAACTAGGTTTATAACGGAGCGAGGAGGGAGGCATTGTTTGTATAGAGTAGGGTATAGAAACGTGATTGACAAGGGAGTAGAGCTGAACAAAGACGGCATCGAGACTCATCTCATGATGGAAACTTCAGGACATGGTGCGGTTAAGGAGAATCACTTCTTGGATGATG GTGCATACATGGTGGTGAAGATCATAATTGAAATGGTGAGAATGAGACTCGCGGGATCAAATGAAGGTATCGGTAGTTTGATCGAAGATCTTGAGGAGCCGTTAGAAGCGGTTGAGCTTCGGTTGAATATTTTATCAGAGCCAAGAGATGCCAAAGCAAAAGGCATTGAAGCCATTGAGACTTTCAGGCAATACATTGAG GAAGGAAAACTGAAAGGGTGGGAATTAGGCACGTGTGGGGATTGTTGGGTTACTGAAGGTTGCTTGGTGGACTCAAATGATCATCCATCTGCTATTGATGCTCACATGTACAG GGCAAGAGTGAGTGATGAAGAGAGTGGGGAAGAGTATGGTTGGGTGCATATGAGGCAGAGTATTCATAACCCTAACATCGCACTTAATATGCAATCAATGCTTCCTGGTGGATGTCTCTCCATGACAAGAATCTTCAGAGACCA GTTTCTTGAAGCTAGTGGGGTGGCTAGATTCCTGGATATAAGTGACTTCGACAATTACATCGGAGGTCAATCTTGA
- a CDS encoding phosphoglucomutase, putative / glucose phosphomutase: MASTSTSSLMASKTVISKTALFSSLPGIVSRSFLTFAPASPSVKPLRIRSSNVTKFDEVTNSLDEDMDQIRRLQNGSDVRGVALEGEKGRTVDLTPAAVEAIAESFGEWVAATESNGNGVIKISLGRDPRVSGGKLSTAVFAGLARAGCLAFDMGLATTPACFMSTLLSPFEYDASIMMTASHLPYTRNGLKFFTKRGGLTSPEVEKICDLAARKYATRQTKVSTLIRTRPQQVDFMSAYSKHLREIIKERINHPEHYDTPLKGFQIVVNAGNGSGGFFTWDVLDKLGADTFGSLYLNPDGMFPNHIPNPENKIAMQHTRAAVLENSADLGVVFDTDVDRSGVVDNKGNPINGDKLIALMSAIVLKEHPGSTVVTDARTSMGLTRFITERGGRHCLYRVGYRNVIDKGVELNKDGIETHLMMETSGHGAVKENHFLDDGAYMVVKIIIEMVRMRLAGSNEGIGSLIEDLEEPLEAVELRLNILSEPRDAKAKGIEAIETFRQYIEEGKLKGWELGTCGDCWVTEGCLVDSNDHPSAIDAHMYRARVSDEESGEEYGWVHMRQSIHNPNIALNMQSMLPGGCLSMTRIFRDQ; encoded by the exons ATGGCGTCGACTTCAACATCATCTTTAATGGCTTCTAAAACTGTAATCTCCAAAACAgctctgttttcttccttACCGGGAATAGTCAGCCGGAGTTTTTTAACATTCGCACCGGCTTCTCCTTCCGTTAAACCCCTTAGGATAAGATCTTCAAATGTTACTAAGTTCGATGAAGTAACCAACAGTCTTGACGAAGACATGGACCAGATTCGACGGTTACAAAACGGTTCTGACGTGAGAGGAGTCGCATTGGAAGGAGAGAAAGGTCGAACAGTTGACCTAACGCCTGCAGCTGTTGAAGCAATCGCAGAGAGCTTTGGAGAATGGGTTGCAGCAACGGAGAGTAACGGAAACGGCGTCATTAAGATTTCTCTCGGACGGGATCCACGTGTTTCCGGTGGGAAGCTAAGCACGGCAGTGTTTGCCGGCTTAGCTCGTGCAGGCTGTTTAGCTTTTGACATGGGTTTAGCTACAACGCCAGCTTGCTTCATGAGCACGTTACTCTCTCCATTCGAATACGACGCTTCAATTATG ATGACAGCTTCTCATTTACCGTATACAAGAAACGGACTCAAGTTCTTTACCAAGAGAGGAGGATTAACGTCTCCTGAAGTGGAGAAGATATGCGATTTAGCTGCGCGAAAGTACGCTACTAGGCAGACTAAAGTCTCTACATTGATCAGAACGCGACCGCAGCAAGTTGATTTTATGAGCGCTTACTCTAAGCACCTTAGAGAAATCATTAAAGAGAGAATCAATCACCCTGAACACTATGACACTCCTCTCAAAGGATTTCAG ATAGTTGTGAATGCGGGTAATGGGTCAGGAGGCTTCTTTACGTGGGACGTTCTAGACAAGTTAGGAGCCGATACATTCGGTTCGCTCTATCTAAACCCTGACGGGATGTTCCCTAATCACATTCCTAATCCGGAAAACAAAATCGCAATGCAACACACCCGAGCCGCGGTTCTTGAGAACTCAGCAGATCTCGGGGTTGTGTTTGATACGGATGTTGACAGGAGTGGAGTGGTGGATAACAAAGGAAATCCTATCAACGGAGATAAGCTTATTGCGCTTATGTCAGCTATAGTGCTTAAAGAACATCCAG GAAGTACAGTAGTGACTGACGCAAGAACGAGTATGGGGCTAACTAGGTTTATAACGGAGCGAGGAGGGAGGCATTGTTTGTATAGAGTAGGGTATAGAAACGTGATTGACAAGGGAGTAGAGCTGAACAAAGACGGCATCGAGACTCATCTCATGATGGAAACTTCAGGACATGGTGCGGTTAAGGAGAATCACTTCTTGGATGATG GTGCATACATGGTGGTGAAGATCATAATTGAAATGGTGAGAATGAGACTCGCGGGATCAAATGAAGGTATCGGTAGTTTGATCGAAGATCTTGAGGAGCCGTTAGAAGCGGTTGAGCTTCGGTTGAATATTTTATCAGAGCCAAGAGATGCCAAAGCAAAAGGCATTGAAGCCATTGAGACTTTCAGGCAATACATTGAG GAAGGAAAACTGAAAGGGTGGGAATTAGGCACGTGTGGGGATTGTTGGGTTACTGAAGGTTGCTTGGTGGACTCAAATGATCATCCATCTGCTATTGATGCTCACATGTACAG GGCAAGAGTGAGTGATGAAGAGAGTGGGGAAGAGTATGGTTGGGTGCATATGAGGCAGAGTATTCATAACCCTAACATCGCACTTAATATGCAATCAATGCTTCCTGGTGGATGTCTCTCCATGACAAGAATCTTCAGAGACCAgtaa